Within the Devosia lucknowensis genome, the region CGTCACACGCCTCGGCCGTCCATCCATCTGCCATTGCCGCATGTGTCAGAAGGCCTTCGGCGGCTTTTTCGGCCCCCTGGTCACGGCGCATAACGCGGTCTGGACCCGCGGCGAGCCAAAGTGGTTTCAGAGTTCCAATGCTGCGCGTCGCGCCTTTTGCGGCGAATGCGGAACCCCGCTTGCCTATGAAACGCGCTTCGGGCTGGAACTGGCCATCGGCACCTTCGACGATCCCGCGGTCGCGGCGCCCGAAATCCAGGTCAACCTCCACGACAAGCAGCCGTTTTTCGACGGCTTGACCAGCCTGCCCGAACGCAGCGAAGTCAGCGACGAGTGGCGCGACTTCATGGCCGGCATCCATTCCAACCAACACCCGGACCACGATACCGCCGACTGGCCGCCGCGGGAGGAAACCTGATGGACCGCTATGCCCTCGAGGTGAGTGGCGGCTGCCAATGCGGCGCCGTGCGCTACCACGCCACCGAAATGTTCGACAATTCGCATATCTGCCATTGCCGGATGTGCCAGAAGGCGGTGGGCAATATCTTCGCCGCACTGGTCGCCGCCCCGCGAGAAGCCATCACCTGGACGCGAGGGACGCCGGCGCGCTTCCGCTCGTCCGACCATGTCGACCGCGGGTTCTGCGCCCAGTGCGGCACGCCCCTGTTCTACGAGGACACCACCGGCAACCGCGTCAACTTCACCATCGGGTCGCTCGATCATCCCGAACTGTTCCCGCCCGGCGCCAATACCGGCACGGAAGGGCAGGTGCCCTGGTTCGGCACCTTGGTCACCATCGACGATGGCGGACCGACCGAGGACCCGGCCCGCGAAGAGTGGTGGAGCGCCATCAGGGCCACCAATCATCAGCACCCCGACCACGACACCGACGCCTGGCCCACCGGGCCGTCATCCGAGTAAAGTCACGCCATGTCCCGCGAACGCCTCTACCTCTTCGACACGACCCTGCGCGATGGTGCCCAGACCGCCGGCATCGAATTCTCGCTTGAGGACAAGATCGCGATCGCACGCATGCTCGACGATTTGGGTGTCGACTACATCGAGGGCGGTTATCCCGGAGCCAATCCGGTTGACACCACCTTTTTCGAAAGCCGGCGGACGCGCAAAGCGACGTTCACGGCCTTTGGCATGACCAAGCGGGCAGGGCGCTCAGCTGCCAACGATCCCGGGGTGCAGGGGCTGGTCAATTCTGCCGCCGACGCCACCTGTTTCGTGGCCAAGGCCTGGGACTACCAGGTCGAGCTGGCACTGTCCTCGACCACCGGGGAGCATCTCGAGGGCCTTGCCGATACGGTGCGTACCGCCGCCGCGGCCGGCAAGGAAGTGCTGATCGATCTCGAGCATTTCTTCGATGGCTTCAAGGCCAACCGCGACTATGCGCTGGCCTGCGTGGAGACGGCGCTCGAGGCCGGCGCCCGCTGGATCGTGCTCTGCGACACCAATGGCGGCAGCATGCCCTCGGAGATCCGGCAGATCGTGGGCGAGGTCATGACCGTGGCCCCGGGCGACCGGCTGGGCATCCACCCCCATGACGATACGGGCCAGGCTGTGGCCAATGCACTTGCGGCCATCGAGGCCGGGGTGCGCCAGATCCAGGGCACGCTCAACGGCCTTGGCGAGCGCTGTGGCAATGCCAACCTCGTCACCCTTATCCCCACGCTGGTGCTCAAGCCGTATTACGCCGATCGCTTCGAAACCGGCGTTTCGGCGGAGCAGCTCGAGCGGCTCACGCACATCTCGCGGGCCTTCGACGATCGCCTCAACCGGGCGCCGGCCCGGCAGGCACCCTATGTCGGCGCCTCTGCCTTCGCCACCAAGGCGGGTATCCACGCGTCGGCGCTGCTCAAGGACTTTTCGACCTACGAGCACGTGCCGCCTGAAAGCGTCGGCAACGAGCGCGCCATCATGGTCAGCCAGCAGGCCGGCAAGTCCAACCTGCTGACGGCCCTCGCGCGCCATGACATCCGGCTCGAAAAGGATGATCCGCGCCTCGAACGGCTGCTCGCCACCGTCAAGGAGCGCGAGTCACGGGGCTATTCCTATGATGGCGCCGATGCGTCCTTCGGGGTGCTCGCCCGTCGCGTGCTCGGCACGCTGCCCGACTATTTCGACGTCGAGCACTACCGCACCATGGTCGAGCGCCGCCACAACGCTTCGGGCGAGGAGATCACCGTCACCGAAGCGGTGGTGAAGATCCGCGTCGACGGCGAATTGCTGATGTCGGTGGCCGAGGGCAATGGTCCCGTCAACGCGCTCGATTCCGCACTGCGCAAGGATCTGGGCAAGTATTCGTCCCGCATCGAAGACCTTGAACTGGCCGATTTCAAGGTGCGTATCCTGGACGGCGGCACGGGCGCGGTCACCCGTGTACTGGTCGAAAGCCGGGACGCCAGCGGCGAGCGCTGGGTTACCATTGGCGTCTCCCCCAATATCATTGATGCCTCGTTTGAAGCTCTGTATGAATCAATCACATACAAGCTGTTGAAAACTGAAGCGGCTCAGGATTCGACACTGGGGGCAAACAATGGCCGGGCAACCGGCTGAGCGACACCATCGGGAGGGCAAACTGGCCGAAACCGCTCCGAAACGACCTCTGGCTCTGACAATCGGGGCAGCGGCAGCTACTCTTCTCGTTATTCTCGGCGTCCTCAGCGGACCGTCGATCGTATCCTGCTTCAACAGCAGCGACGGCATGGGACAATGCCTGCGCGGCAAGATGGCCGATGTCGGCCTCGTGCCGGCCGCGCCGCCGGTGGCGACGGCCGAGGCCGAGCAGCCGGCCGCTGAGGCGACCGCCGCTGCTGTCGAGGAGGCTGTTCCAGACGAGCCCGCGCTCGATGTCACGCCGCCCGCCGATGCCGTTGCCGATGTTGCCGATGTTGATGGCGTTGTCGCCGCCACCTTCGGCCTCTTGCGCGCCGAGCCCGATGGATCGGTGGTCATCGCCGGTTCGGGCACACCTGGAAGCAAGGTCGAGGTTTTCGCCAATGGCGAATTGTTGGGCAGCGTCGAGGTCGAACCGAGCGGCGATTGGGTCTTCGTGCCCGATGCGCCCCTGTCGCCCGGTGGGCTCGAAATCACACTCGGCGAAGAAGGCAAGGACGGCACCGCTCCGGACAGTTTCATCGTCGTGATCGACGAGGACAAGACCAGTCAGCCGCTCGTCGTGGCCAGCAAGCCCGGCGAAGCCAGCGAAGTGCTTCAGGGCCTGACGGCGCCGACCCAGGTTGCCACCGCGCCTGTCGCCGACACGCCAGCCGTGCCGTCAGGTACGCCCGCTCCCGCAGCACCCGCGGCGGAACCTGCTGTTCCGGAAGAACCTTCGACGGATGTGGCCTCCGCACCCGAGACTGCCGCCCCGGCCGCCGAGCGTGGTGCACCAGCATCGGCACCCTCCGCACAACCGGCTCCTGCCGCGGCTCCCTCCGCTCCGGCTCCGGCGACACCGGCGCCTGCACCCACGGCGACTGCTGCGGCACCGGCGACCCCGGTCCCCGCAGAACAGCCCGCCGAGCCTGCGCCTGCGGACGAGGCAACTGCGGTTCCATCGGCCGTCCCCGCCCAGCCCGCGGCTCCATCCCAGGCCGCCCCTGCTGTGCCCGCAACACCTGCGACGCCTGCGACATCCGCGCCGGCCGTGGCGGACGCTCCGCCCAGCATCGATGCCATCGAGATCGAAAACGACCGCACCTTCTTTGCCGGCGCGGGTCCCGATGGCGGTATCATCCGCCTCTATGTGGACGACACAGTCGTGGCCGATACGACGGTGGAGGGTGGTCGCTGGCTGATCGAGGCTGGTGACGTACTCGACAAGCCCAGCCAGCGCGTCCGCGCCGACCTGTTGACGCCTGGAGCCGCCGATGTGGTGGCCCGTGCCGAAGTGGATTTCGTTGTCGACATGCCCGCCGGCGATGCCCCGATCGCGGTGGCGGAGGCTCCCGAGCCTGCGGCCCCAGCCGCACCGGCGCCCGCTGCTCCGACCGCGCAGCCGTCGCTGGAAACGCCAGCCACGCCAGCAGCACCGCCTGCCGAGCCGGTGGCCGACACACCGGCTCAATCCGCACCGGCTCCTGCGGCGCCGGCCGCGACCCCAGCCCCGCCCGCCACGCCTGCCCAGCCAGCTGCTCCGGCAGCGCCTGCGCAGCCTGCACCCTCCACACCGCCACCCTCGACACCGCCGGTAGCGACGCCGTCCGAGCCTGCGCCCGCTGCCCAGGCACCGGCCGCCATACCAGCTCCTGCGGTCGAACCGACAGCAGTGGCAGAAGCGACGACGGATGCAGAGCCTGCCGTTCCGACCATGGTGGCCGTATCGCTCGGCGATCCGGAGGCACAACGGTTCGCATCGGGCAAGGCCATCATCCGTCGGGGCGACAACCTCTGGACGATCGCGCGTCGCGTCTATGGCGAGGGCCTGCGCTACACCACGATCTACCAGGCCAATACCGGCCAGATCCGCGATCCGGACCGCATCTATCCAGGCCAGGTCTTCGACCTGCCCGAGGATGCTGCCGCGCAATGACAACAAAGGACGGCGCCTTCGGGCGCCGTTTTGCTGCGCCTATTGATTTTCCCCTGCATAAGCCCCATCTTCCATCGCAATTCACCGATAAACATGGTTGAGCATGCCGGCAGTGCCGGAGCGGTGACGAGCGAAGAGTTTGCCCCATGCATGACGACGACATTGCCAACATCATGCGCGCCCTGGGCCACCCGGTAAGGCTTGAAATCCTGCGCATCATGGCGTCCCAGCGCGAAGGGCAGTGCTGCTGCGGTGACGTCACCGACAGCCTGCCGCTGGCCCAGTCCACCGTCAGCCAGCACATCAAGGTGCTGCACGATGCCGGCCTCATCGAGCGCAAGCCGCATGGCACGCGCAACCGCTACTGCATCCGTCAGGATCGCTTCGCCGAACTCGGCACCGCCTTCGGCGGTCTCCTCAAGGGGCTGGCGCCGGTCGCCGCCAACAAGGAAACGGAACTCGCCTGATGGCAAAAAACAACGCTGGAAAATCCCCGTCCGTTAGCGCGGACGAGGGATCGGTATTCTCCACGGTCCGCAATCTGTGGTCCTATATGTGGCCCGAGGACCGGCCGGACCTCAGAATGCGCGTGGTGCTGGCCATTGCGGCTCTGCTCGCCAGCAAGGTCGCCACCACGCTCGTGCCGTTTGCCTACAAGGGCATTATCGACAGCCTCGACGGTACCAGCCCGGATCAGACCCTGATCCTGGGCCTTGCCGTGCCCATCGTGCTGGTCATTGCCTATGTGCTGGGCAATGTCATCGACGCCGGTTTCCAGCAGTTGCGCGACGTTCTGTTCGCCAGCGTCGGCCAGCACGCCGTGCGCAAGCTCGCGCTGCAAACCTTCCACCACATGCACCGCCTGTCGCTGCGCTTCCACCTGCAGCGTCGCACCGGCGGGCTGTCGCGCGTCATCGAGCGCGGCACCAAGGGCATCGAAACGGTGGTCCGTTTCGCCATGCTCAACATCGCGCCGACGCTCGTGGAGTTCGTGGTCGTCGCCGTGATCTTCGTCTGGCTTTTCGGCGTCAGCTACCTCGGCGTTCTGGTGGTGATGATCTGGGCCTATCTCTATTTCACCATCAAGGCCTCGAACTGGCGCATTGCCATCCGTCGCGACATGAACAACAGCGACACCGATGCCAATGGCAAGGCGATCGACAGCCTCCTCAACTTCGAGACGGTGAAGTATTTCGCCAACGAGCCGATGGAAGCCAGGCGCTTCGATGCGGCGATGGCCGGCTACGAGCGCTCCGCCATCCGCATATGGACCTCGCTGGGTTTCCTCAATTTCGGTCAGGCGCTGATCTTCTACGGCGGTTTCCTGATCATCTCGATCATGTCGATCGTCGGGGTGATGAACCGCACGCTGACGCTGGGCGACTTCGTGCTGCTCAACACGTTCCTGATGCAGATTTACCGGCCGCTGAATTTCATCGGTTTCGTCTATCGCGAACTGCGCCAGGGGCTGACCGACATCGAGGAAATGTTCAAGCTGCTCGACCAGAATCCCGAGATCGAAGACAGCCCGACCGCAAAGCCTCTGGCCGTGACCGGCCCGGTTGTGCGCTTCGAGGACGTCACCTTCCACTACGATCCGGATCGTCCGATCCTCAAGGGGGTCAGCTTCGAGGTGCCTGCCGGCAAGACCGTTGCCATCGTCGGGCCAACAGGTGCGGGCAAGTCCACGATTTCGCGCCTGCTGTTCCGCTTCTACGATGTCACCGGCGGCCGCATCACCATCGATGGACAGGACCTGCGCGACGTCACCCAGGAAAGCCTGCGCTCGGCCATCGGCATGGTTCCGCAGGATACGGTGCTGTTCAACGATACCATCGGCTACAACATCCAGTACGGACGCCCCGACGCATCGATGGAAGCGGTGCGCGAGGCTGCCAGCATGGCGCAGGTCGCCGGCTTCATCGACACCCTGCCCAAGGGTTACGAAACGCCGGTGGGCGAGCGTGGCCTCAAACTGTCGGGTGGCGAGAAGCAGCGCGTCGCCATCGCGCGCACCATCCTCAAGTCGCCATCGATCCTCATTCTCGACGAGGCGACTTCGGCGCTCGACACCAAGACCGAACGCGACATCCAGCAGGCGCTGGACGAAGTGTCCCGCAACCGCACCACTGTCGTCATCGCTCACCGCCTGTCCACGGTGGTCAACGCCGATGAAATCCTCGTGCTGCGCGACGGGCTCGTGGCCGAACGCGGCAGCCATATGGAGCTGCTGCGCCAGGACGGGCTCTACGCCCAGATGTGGAACCGCCAGCGCGAGGCCAACGAGGCGGCGGAGCTCCTGGCCCGGACGCAGGACGACCCCGACGGCTTCGTCAAGCGCGGTGCGCCCGCGGCGGAGTAAGCTGCTCTTCGCCTTCTCCCCTTGCGGGAGAAGAGCCTGCCCTGGGGCTTGACCCGGGGGTGCCCGAAGGGTCACCGAATTCGCGAATGCGAATTTCGGTTGGGATGAGGGGTAACCTTCCCTCATGAACGAGATTCGCCTTCGACCCGCTACCCCAGCCGACAAACCCACCATCGCCAGTCTCGTCCAGCTCTACCTCTACGACATGACCGAGTTCATGCCGTTTCCGGTGGGGCCGGATGGCCTGTTCGAATACTGCTATCTCGACCGCTTCTGGCGTTCGCCCTACCTCATCATGAGCGGTGACGAGATTGCCGGCTTCGCGCTGGTCGTGGACGAATGCCCGCTGACCAGCCGCGCGCCCTGCTGGTTCACGGCCGAGTTCTTTGTGCTGAAGGCCTATCGGAAGAGGGGAGTGGGCTTGGCCGCGCTCGAATTAGCGCTCAAGGCCCACCCCGGCGACTGGCACATCGCCGTCCCCCACGCCAACCTCGCCGCGCAAGGCTTCTGGGGCAGGGCGCTGGCCAGCCGTACCAGCTCACTCCGCGACATCCATTTCGATGGGGATGATTGGGCGCTCTATGCGTTTGGCAGTGACTAGGCGTCCTGACCGCGAGCGCCGATCTCACGTTCCCTTCGTTACCACCGGGCTTGTCCAGGTGGTCCACGCGATACATCCACAAGGTGGATTGCCGGGACAAGCCCGGCAATGACGAGGTGAGGAGCATTGAAACAAGAGAGGCCCGCGTTTACGCGGGCCCCTGTCAACTCACTCGGTTGCAGAGTTTCTACTCCGCCGCATCCCTGCGGCTAACGACCGTGACGCCGTTGGCTTCCTTCTCCTGCAAGCCGACGTCCTTCGAGACGATGTAGCGCTTGGAGCTGTCGGCATCGTCGGGAACTTCCACGGCCATGCCGTCGAAGCCGGCCGGCGCTGCCACCGGCTTGCGACCGA harbors:
- a CDS encoding ABCB family ABC transporter ATP-binding protein/permease; the protein is MAKNNAGKSPSVSADEGSVFSTVRNLWSYMWPEDRPDLRMRVVLAIAALLASKVATTLVPFAYKGIIDSLDGTSPDQTLILGLAVPIVLVIAYVLGNVIDAGFQQLRDVLFASVGQHAVRKLALQTFHHMHRLSLRFHLQRRTGGLSRVIERGTKGIETVVRFAMLNIAPTLVEFVVVAVIFVWLFGVSYLGVLVVMIWAYLYFTIKASNWRIAIRRDMNNSDTDANGKAIDSLLNFETVKYFANEPMEARRFDAAMAGYERSAIRIWTSLGFLNFGQALIFYGGFLIISIMSIVGVMNRTLTLGDFVLLNTFLMQIYRPLNFIGFVYRELRQGLTDIEEMFKLLDQNPEIEDSPTAKPLAVTGPVVRFEDVTFHYDPDRPILKGVSFEVPAGKTVAIVGPTGAGKSTISRLLFRFYDVTGGRITIDGQDLRDVTQESLRSAIGMVPQDTVLFNDTIGYNIQYGRPDASMEAVREAASMAQVAGFIDTLPKGYETPVGERGLKLSGGEKQRVAIARTILKSPSILILDEATSALDTKTERDIQQALDEVSRNRTTVVIAHRLSTVVNADEILVLRDGLVAERGSHMELLRQDGLYAQMWNRQREANEAAELLARTQDDPDGFVKRGAPAAE
- a CDS encoding GFA family protein yields the protein MPQAEAHTGGCQCGAVRFRVTRLGRPSICHCRMCQKAFGGFFGPLVTAHNAVWTRGEPKWFQSSNAARRAFCGECGTPLAYETRFGLELAIGTFDDPAVAAPEIQVNLHDKQPFFDGLTSLPERSEVSDEWRDFMAGIHSNQHPDHDTADWPPREET
- a CDS encoding LysM peptidoglycan-binding domain-containing protein; amino-acid sequence: MAGQPAERHHREGKLAETAPKRPLALTIGAAAATLLVILGVLSGPSIVSCFNSSDGMGQCLRGKMADVGLVPAAPPVATAEAEQPAAEATAAAVEEAVPDEPALDVTPPADAVADVADVDGVVAATFGLLRAEPDGSVVIAGSGTPGSKVEVFANGELLGSVEVEPSGDWVFVPDAPLSPGGLEITLGEEGKDGTAPDSFIVVIDEDKTSQPLVVASKPGEASEVLQGLTAPTQVATAPVADTPAVPSGTPAPAAPAAEPAVPEEPSTDVASAPETAAPAAERGAPASAPSAQPAPAAAPSAPAPATPAPAPTATAAAPATPVPAEQPAEPAPADEATAVPSAVPAQPAAPSQAAPAVPATPATPATSAPAVADAPPSIDAIEIENDRTFFAGAGPDGGIIRLYVDDTVVADTTVEGGRWLIEAGDVLDKPSQRVRADLLTPGAADVVARAEVDFVVDMPAGDAPIAVAEAPEPAAPAAPAPAAPTAQPSLETPATPAAPPAEPVADTPAQSAPAPAAPAATPAPPATPAQPAAPAAPAQPAPSTPPPSTPPVATPSEPAPAAQAPAAIPAPAVEPTAVAEATTDAEPAVPTMVAVSLGDPEAQRFASGKAIIRRGDNLWTIARRVYGEGLRYTTIYQANTGQIRDPDRIYPGQVFDLPEDAAAQ
- a CDS encoding ArsR/SmtB family transcription factor; translation: MHDDDIANIMRALGHPVRLEILRIMASQREGQCCCGDVTDSLPLAQSTVSQHIKVLHDAGLIERKPHGTRNRYCIRQDRFAELGTAFGGLLKGLAPVAANKETELA
- a CDS encoding GNAT family N-acetyltransferase → MNEIRLRPATPADKPTIASLVQLYLYDMTEFMPFPVGPDGLFEYCYLDRFWRSPYLIMSGDEIAGFALVVDECPLTSRAPCWFTAEFFVLKAYRKRGVGLAALELALKAHPGDWHIAVPHANLAAQGFWGRALASRTSSLRDIHFDGDDWALYAFGSD
- the cimA gene encoding citramalate synthase, with protein sequence MSRERLYLFDTTLRDGAQTAGIEFSLEDKIAIARMLDDLGVDYIEGGYPGANPVDTTFFESRRTRKATFTAFGMTKRAGRSAANDPGVQGLVNSAADATCFVAKAWDYQVELALSSTTGEHLEGLADTVRTAAAAGKEVLIDLEHFFDGFKANRDYALACVETALEAGARWIVLCDTNGGSMPSEIRQIVGEVMTVAPGDRLGIHPHDDTGQAVANALAAIEAGVRQIQGTLNGLGERCGNANLVTLIPTLVLKPYYADRFETGVSAEQLERLTHISRAFDDRLNRAPARQAPYVGASAFATKAGIHASALLKDFSTYEHVPPESVGNERAIMVSQQAGKSNLLTALARHDIRLEKDDPRLERLLATVKERESRGYSYDGADASFGVLARRVLGTLPDYFDVEHYRTMVERRHNASGEEITVTEAVVKIRVDGELLMSVAEGNGPVNALDSALRKDLGKYSSRIEDLELADFKVRILDGGTGAVTRVLVESRDASGERWVTIGVSPNIIDASFEALYESITYKLLKTEAAQDSTLGANNGRATG
- a CDS encoding GFA family protein, translated to MDRYALEVSGGCQCGAVRYHATEMFDNSHICHCRMCQKAVGNIFAALVAAPREAITWTRGTPARFRSSDHVDRGFCAQCGTPLFYEDTTGNRVNFTIGSLDHPELFPPGANTGTEGQVPWFGTLVTIDDGGPTEDPAREEWWSAIRATNHQHPDHDTDAWPTGPSSE